The genomic region ATACGGGTTCTGCCCCGTTGTGCTCACGCGATAGTTGGCGTGGCATACCCGCAGCTGGAGGGCAAAATGTGTTCTGCCGTACTCGATATCTCCACGGTCCCGGCCGATCCCGACGAATATGTGCGGGAACTGATGCGCTGGCATTTCCGGCCGCAGACCGGTAGCCCGTACTGGCTGCGCCGGGCGAAGACGCTGGATTTCGATCCGATCGCCGACATCCGCACTTTCGACGACCTCCGTCGGTTCCCGAACGTCATCGACGAATTCCGCGACGTGGCCGTCGAGGATCTGATACCGCGCGGACTCGAGGGGGTGGATCGGGTGATCGCCGGAATCTTCGAAAGCGGTGGCACGACCGGTCTGCCGAAGCGCTTCGTGATGTTCGAACGGTGGATGGAATTCGCGCTCGGCTGGGACGAATTCCACTACGCGGAACTCGGGACGCTGAACACCCTCGCGATCGCGCCCAGCGGGCCGCACATGTTCGGCGAATTCGCGACCAGGAGGGCGCGCCGCCACCACGGCGTGAAGTTCACCGTCGACCTCGATCCGCGCTGGATCAAACACCTGATCGCCCGCGGGGACACCGACGAGGCCGATCGCTACGCCGAGCACCTCGTCGATCAGGCCGCGCATATTCTGACCACCCAGTCGGTCGGCATTCTGATCACCACCCCGCCCCTGCTCGAGCGTCTGGCGCGGCGGCCCGAACTCGTCGACGCGGTGCGCGCGCAGGTGCGGTTCATCTGCTGGAGCGGTGCGCACATGGATGCGGATTCGCGTGACATCTTCCGGCAGGAGATCTTCCCCGGCATCCCGCTGAAGGGTCTCTACGGCAGCACGACGATTCTGGGAATGTCGCGGGAACGGCCCGAGGAGCGCCCCGACGGGCTGCCGGTGTTCGACGCG from Nocardia higoensis harbors:
- a CDS encoding phenazine antibiotic biosynthesis protein; the protein is MCSAVLDISTVPADPDEYVRELMRWHFRPQTGSPYWLRRAKTLDFDPIADIRTFDDLRRFPNVIDEFRDVAVEDLIPRGLEGVDRVIAGIFESGGTTGLPKRFVMFERWMEFALGWDEFHYAELGTLNTLAIAPSGPHMFGEFATRRARRHHGVKFTVDLDPRWIKHLIARGDTDEADRYAEHLVDQAAHILTTQSVGILITTPPLLERLARRPELVDAVRAQVRFICWSGAHMDADSRDIFRQEIFPGIPLKGLYGSTTILGMSRERPEERPDGLPVFDAPSPYIAFRVVHPGTSTDVEFGERGQVVMNHLTKYALLPNNLERDMATKVHALPGALGCAVADVGPVATFGDRAVIEGVY